The DNA window TTTTCtagtgcatatatatatatatacttttccCCAATGAATTCTGACTAGTCAAAAAGTAATGCTTGAGCTTTTCCCTTGCGCGTATGTAACAATGTCCCTTCAATCTTACAGCCCCCAGGGCCATGGAGAAGTGCAAAAATCGTAACTAGTGCAATATTCTGCTGCAAAAAGGGTTCATTTTCTTCCAACGAGAGAAACTGAAAGAATCCCCCTTTACGTGTAGCTGCTGGAAGCCGTGATTTGGACTAAGAGTCAGGCACTTGGCTTTATTAAGTGTATCGTTGTCAGTCTTTTTAAGGCTTTTGTGTACTGGAGGAGAACATGTTGGTGAATGAGATTATATGCAAAAGAATAGTTACTTCACAGTTATAGTAGAGGTGTATTTCATGTACTCGGGTTGTTGCCTCCTCAAGTTTGAATATGTACATGCTTGGTTTGCTAACAACAAAATCTCTCTCTGTTTCTCAATCTCAAGCATGTCGAATCAAATCCCAGTCGTACTGGTGTCTCATGTATTCAATAGTGAGAAAGGATGAATAAACTGATCAAGGAGAATCCGTTTGAGAAGAATCATGCTTGGTTTCAAGTGTCTTTCGAGGGATATATCGCCACTATTTATCAGCATAACGCCCGCCCGTGTACTCTACTACGCAAACAACAATTTTCTTACACTTTCTTGAAGTCTGCTGGTGTACTACTTGGTTTTCGTGAAGTTCGACTCTAATGCGGGCTCTGCATGAGGGGTCTTTCTCTCCGATCCCAATTGGATTCCTCCTCTGCACACAACTCTATTGGATTCCTGAATACCAACATGTCTGAACCAAAATACAAATATGAAtacttctaaaaaaaaaaatagaaaataggccatctttttagtttttgtttgtCATATTAATCATATGTCACTTTACAGTATTCAATTTTATGTGGGATGAGAATCCAAATACATatagattatatatatatgtgtgtgtgtgggcGTAAATATTGAGCactaaaaatttaataaatttacttGCTCTAAGTGAGATGATGATTACCGTATTTGTCCCAGAAATAAGTAGTACTAATtggtaaagaaaggaaaaagggaaaggaaaaggATTAATCCATTTCGATTCATACGGATATACCATCATGATTTACTGCCACTATTCAAGACGAATTACCGCATCAGACCGTAGTCTATCGTGAATGTTGACGAATATACTCCGTGTTACTTTAATCCAAAAAGAACGTgcatcaaacaaaaataaaccctCCTCGAAACCTCGTTTACATTCTCTGTTTTACTAGTATTTCTTCAATCTTCATCGACGACAGACGACGTCAACCAAACCCAAATGCTACTTGCACTAGGGCTTAACTAACCTCACATCACAACCCAGTTGAGTAGGGGAAATTGGAAGGAGAAGAAGATGAAGCTGAAGCAGTTGGAGGGTTTGCTGGGCTCTCTTGAGCAATTCTACAATCCTAAGGTCTGAAAaaacttctctttctttctttatttctgcccctttttcttttcttgattgaATTGTATGGGAATCGGGACGGTATGCTTTACATTGTGCCTTCTGCTTGCTGCAAATTTTTGCAGATCGAATTGGAGCAGTATCCAACTGGGTCCCACATTGCCTCTCGTATGCTTTACACTGTGAGTGTCTGTAACCCCTCCTCTTCTTCCATTTTTACTTTCTCTGTATCTGTATTTCTTTTAAATCTTTTAAAAGATACCCCTTTTTCGTTTTCTTTGTGTTTAACCAAATAGTTCTTTACAGTTTTCTTTATcattaaaattcttttttttctatttggggATAAACTTATTGGGACAGTGTAGCACTGTCCATTTTTGTTTCTCTAGGCCGAAAATTCATTTGGGGATGTGACGAATAAAGTGGTGGCAGATTTTGGTTGTGGCTGTGGTACATTAGGCATTGCTGCTGCTCTCTTGGGTGCACAGTTAGTACATAATaactcctctctctctctctctctttcaaaTATCCCtttagtttctagtttactGCAATCTTTTTATTGTCTTTGCTCTTGTTTTAAGTTTTTCTGCACTTATCGGCTTATGATAAGTTAGTGGtttattcttttccttgccTTTTATGTTGTAGAAGCTATTATTGCCTTATTGCTATTTTCATATGTTTTGCCGCGTATAGCTCTGCTTAATGCTTGTTGGTTTGAACAGACATGTTGTTGGGTTGGACATCGATGCTGAGTCTCTTGAAATTGCATCTGAAAATGCTGATGAGCTTGAGGTACTACACTTTTGGTTCCTCTTGTGGTTTTGATTGGAATTATGCTTCCACTAGCTTACCTTTTTTGGCTTAACCAaagaaagtacaaggaaaaagAGTAATGCGAAGGATTAACTTGTTATAGGGGTCACATTTGTTTTGATCTTATACTGATTcacaaaaatcattttccatGCGTTTCTTTCCGACAACTTTACTATGATCCTGTAAATGTATCAGCTGAAGCAACTTTTGATCACATTTCCTCGCTTCCTTGTCAATGGTACATGCAGTTAGACATGGAGTTTGTTCAATGCGATATCAGAAACTTAAGATGGGAAggtgctctctctctctctctctctctcttcctccttccccccccccccccgggtgCAGGTAATTGTGTTCAAGCACGTGCCTGCACTGTGTTTGTCTATTCTTGTGCTTATATAAATGGATATGTGCCTTTGTGCAACTTATAGTGTTCTGAAATTTTTAACTGTGTTCCTCTGATTGGCTATTTGGTATGAGGTAAAACAGATCAAGGAAACTCTTCTTGAGCATTATTTAATAACCATGCTTCAATTCAGTTCAGTGGTGTAGAATGCAACATTTCTGGTGCAGTTTTCTAGTTGTGACCTATATTCCTTTTCTGACTCTCTGGGCAGTTCTTAAACCAAAAAGTAAAGATGCTGTTTATAGAGTTTCAAGCACAAATATTAAATACTGTGGACCTTATGTGCTGACAAGTTTACAATTCTAATCCCTCAGCACTAATACATCTTCATAAACTACTTACTCACACACAAAAAATATGATATCCATAAACTGGTATAGCTGGGAATGCTAGAGGATGATGGCATGTGTTACTAATTTTGtttctgaaatttctgcatTCTTTTTTCTCTTGCGATTGTACACAggaatgaaaaagaaattagTTTTATCTAATATTTGACTACATGCAGGCCAAATTATTGATACTGTGGTCATGAATCCTCCTTTTGGAACACGAAGAAAAGGAGCAGATATGGATTTTCTCTGTGTGGCTTTGAAGGTAAGATTGGTGGAATTATTCTAGTACTCATGCCtaatcttgtttctttcaacAAGGCCTAGTTCTCAGTTTGATGTCATCGCAGGTTGCTTCTGAAGCAGTTTATTCCTTGCATAAGACGACAACCAGAGAAGTGAGTCCCGATTAGCTTTGAATTTGTGATTCTTTTGCAGTGGGAAAGCATCTTATCCTAATTATCTAAGCATTCTAGTCAAATGCAGTGATGTGCACTTTAACATGTAATAAATTGATGACTGGTTTTTTATGGCTTAATAGCAGAAGTTTCGTGTTTACCCTTTAATCAGTATAATCTTCCCAACGGCCATACTCACTGCGTATTCATGGGACATAGGCTTGTAGGCAATATATTTTTCTCTAATTTAACATGCCATCCATTGTATGAGCATGTATGAGCAtggactctctctctctcacacataggccatggattaatttttttctGCCTTGTGTGCTTTGAGTTTGGAGAGGATGTGACTTCATATCGTGAGGTTGCTTTCATAttcatcttttcttttgaaatttattGGTGATTACAGCATGTGAGGAGAACAGCCTTGCGAGACTGCCATGCTAGCAGTGCAGAGGTTTTGTGTGAGGTACATCAGATATGGTTTTTAACTGCTACACTATTCAAATACCACTGTGGTGTTCTCTTGATCCCTCACTTCTCAATGCTTACAAGCTGTTATGAGACGGTGTTGGTGTCGAGAAAATTAGTCTCCCACCTGTTTGCGGAAATAACAACATATGTTTCCTCTTTCAGCTCCGATATGATGTGCCACATCTGTATAAATTTCACAAGAAAAAGGAAGTTGATATTGCTGTGGACCTTTGGCGGTTTGTTCCAAAGAAGAATCAGTAGAAGCGGGCGACGGGAATGCAGTGCGATACCGTGATTGAGTAAATTTATGATGGTTTGTTCCCTTTCTTTGGGTCATGTTCTGAATTCTAATTAGGTTCGAATACTTGTAGAACAAGCGAAGGGAAGATGGTTCATGAATCCTAGCGAGAGGAGTTCTTTATGTTTCCTTGTCCCATCTATAACTTAGCAACATCTTTTTCTTCACGGGCTTCGACGGCAAGGGATCTTGCAAAACTTACTGCATGTGATCCAAGTTTCTTGTGATGGAATGTGAGATAAATCATACTGGCAAAGTTTAGAATTTGGGTCTTGAATATTATGCAGTTAGTGGGGTGCCGTGCAAACGTTCATTGACACATTTCAATTTAACAGTGAAATTATATATTCTAATATAGTAATATTTTCTTGTTGGGAGAGCCACTTGAAACCTTTTTACTTTCAGGGTTCAATTTGATTAATAGTAGACTCAATGACATGATGGATGTTTGAAGCAGAGGGTATTCAGGTGAAAGGGGGAGAAATCTACCTCTATGGCGAAGGGGTGCAGTGAGGATTGTATTTTGGTGGTCAAATTGCTTCAAGACTACTGAATCATCCTAAGTTATAAATGTCCTCTCAGATGTTATAGCAAAAAAATGGGAAATGTATAACAGAAAGCAGATGTGAATTCGAGTAAAGGATTCATTTGCGACAgctatttttgttttaataatAATCATCCTAAGTAATAATAATCAGATGGCAAGTTTGCTTCGATAAAATCCAAATATCCAAAAGAATaatatacccaaaaaaaaaaaaagaattgctTGTAGGATTTCAGCGTTCAAACACCGGTGGAGGTATGCTGCTCCATTCAGCCTCGGTCAGTCAAAAGGAGACTTAAAGGACTATATACCTATGGGTAGCTTTTCATGGTATCAAAACATCAGCAAAATAGGGAGTCATTTGCATAGCAACAAAAAGGATCATTTCGCACATAAAGAAACTCCCCAGACTCGATAACTAAATTAATTTTCATTCATTCCATCTTCATGGCAATGCCCGGAAGGCTCTCCATAACTCGTGGATAAAGCAGTCAGAGATCAAATTTCACTCTTTTACTGCAGCAGCTGCCTCTTCACCCAATTCTGGTTTACTTTCCTGGCCAAGAGTAAATCGAACGAACCGTCTTACTTTTATGTTCTCGCCAAGAGATGCCACAGTTTGCTTTACCAAGTCCTTGACCAACATACTGTCATTTTTTATGAAAGGTTGCTCTAGAAGGGCAAGCTCACCAAGCCTCTTTGATACCCTTCCCTCGACGATTTTCTCTCTTATATTCTCAGGTTTGGACTGAAGGTCTTCTCTCTGCATCTCCGACTCTTTTTCCTCATTGACAATGGTTGCTGGAATATCTTCAACAGATACACACTGCACCTGTGGACTTGCCACAACTTGCATTGCTAGGTCATCAACTAATTCCTTAAAAATTTCTCCTCTACCCACGAAGTCAGTTTCACAGTTGACTTCGATGAGAACCCCAATGCGAGAATCATGAATATAGGACCCAATCCTACCTTCTGCTGCAAGCCTGCTAGACTTCTTTTCAGCAGAAGACAGACCCTTCTTCCTCAGATACTCTTGTGCCTTCTCAAGGTCTCCACCCGTTTCAGAGAGGGCTTTCTTGCAGTCCATCATACCTGCTCCAGTTTCTTCTCGCAATTGTTTAACCAGTGCTGGTGAGATCGTTGCTTTTACAGGCCTGCAAGGCGACATCGAATCAGTTGATCGAAACGTTTCATAAACTTCAGAAACAAAGGCAATATTGGCAGTCATGTATTTTACGTGGCATCCAATTATACTAGCGAAACGACTATGCTTTGTCCTAAGAACCCAGCCCCAAAAAATTTAACaacaattaaaaggaaaaaaaaaactgaaatgGTTCAACATCTCTGTCAACGGCTAAAGAAATGGTGTAATTTTTGAACTAGGATTTGACAAGCCCAAGCTCTACCAAAGATGAAAATCACGCTCAGGCACTCCTGTAATTACAACATACAGGTCCAAAGTCTAACCAAGCAAAGTTGCAATATGATGATTATATAGGAAAGTTGTACTAATGACAATTTAAATATTATTGTGAAAGATTATAACAGATCCTTAGGGCATCTTATTTGTAAAACTTTCACATACCATAAGCTACGTTAGCATGTCTGAAGGTATTATCGATATATTTACAGAGGGCCAGGCAAATCTCAACAATGGAAGTATGTAATATTTTTGTCATAGCCTAAATTCAGCTTAAAAAGGATTCTGTAACTTTTACTTGGACCAAACACTCTTAGAGTGCCAAAATAACCCAGCAGAAAAAAACAACTTACTTGTCAACTGTTTCCTTGGCTTCAACGGTGACAGGCTGCTCTTTCTTTGGTTCAGTTGGTTTTGCTGTAGTCTGGGCAGCTACCTCTCTGGCATAATCTTGGCCTTTCTTTTCCAAACCTTCTCCCAGGTTGTAGCGTACAAATCTTTTGACCTTTATATTTTCACCAATTGTTGCTATAGTCTGCTTCACCCAATCTTTAACCACCATTTTATCATTCTTAATGTAGGGCTGCTCCAATAAGGCCAGCTCCTCGAGCCTTTTCCTGATCCGCCCATCAACAATCTTTAACCTGATCTGCTCAGGTTTTGAAAGTAGATCTTCTTTCTGCatttcaatttctctttccttATCAACTATCTCCTTGGGAACATCATCTGCAGCAAGATACTGTACTTGAGGGCATGCAGCCACTTGCATGGCCAAGTCTTCAACTAATTCCTTAAAGATGTCACCCCTTGACACAAAGTCAGTCTCACAGTTCACCTCTATCAAGATGCCAATCCTACTATCATGGATGTATGACCCGATTCTTCCTTCAGCAGTAGTCCGGCTGGCTTTCTTATCTGCACTTGCTAACCCTTTCTTTCTGAGGTATTCCTGAGCTTTAACCATATCTCCTCCCATTTCTGAAAGTGCTCTCTTGCAATCCATCATACCTGCTCCAGTTTCTTCACGCAACTGCTTCACAAGAGCAGGTGATATAGCAGCTGTAGTACAAACACAAGAAGATCTTAGTTGGGCAGGAAAGGtatcaatcaaaaaatcaccCACATATAttttaaagataaaaataaattagCAAGGAACTCAACTATATAGATGAACAAATCTCCAAGATAGCTTGGTTGGTAATGAAATTTAAGAATGTAAGAATAACAGGAAAGGCTATGTATAAAGCAATATCCCCACCTGAATTGCTttcaggaaaaaagaaaaaaagaattaatcATCTAAAtgaatatatctatatataaaCTAACAAGGTCAGTCTCAATTAGTTTTCATTTTGAACCCTATTTGACTTCCTCAATGTTTCATCTGCTGATAACTCATAGATATTGGAATAACCCAAAGAGCATATATACTGTCAAAGCATGGAAACAATGACTAAATAGGTACAAACCTTTGGTGGTTGCTTCTTTTTGTGAAGGCGTACTACTTTGCTCACTTAAGTCTGCAACATTTCCGTTTTTGGTTGAATCAGGCCCTACCTGTTCTGTTATAACAGTTGTACCAGACAAAGGTTCAGTTTCTGAAAGAGGACTCTCCGCCTGCACTGCATCAGCTACACTCACACTGATATTCTCAGTGACTTCATTGACCGCACTTTCTGAATATAAAACATCAGTGTCAACTAAGTCACATTGAGGAtaagaagaaatggaagttTAAGAAAGAAGTGGACaattttatcattcatttgaagacaaagaaattttcttgatacaagaaattaaaatctTCAAGGATATTTAAAATAAAGCAGAAAAATCTCTGACTAATGCCAAATTATCAACAAACTCCTGCTACTTCAAAATCACAGGAAATGAACTTTGGAGATGTAAAAACCTACAAACAAGGTCTAAAGGAATTACCAGGGGAGGATGTGTACTGTTCCCTTATGAATGAACGGCACCAATAAgtaaatgaaggaaaaaaattacTTATTTTATAGAACTTGTTATTAATCATTTCCTCCTACAACATATTGAGTAAATCATATGGAAAGATCTGTCTTATTTGATGT is part of the Coffea eugenioides isolate CCC68of chromosome 6, Ceug_1.0, whole genome shotgun sequence genome and encodes:
- the LOC113775208 gene encoding methyltransferase-like protein 5, translating into MKLKQLEGLLGSLEQFYNPKIELEQYPTGSHIASRMLYTAENSFGDVTNKVVADFGCGCGTLGIAAALLGAQHVVGLDIDAESLEIASENADELELDMEFVQCDIRNLRWEGQIIDTVVMNPPFGTRRKGADMDFLCVALKVASEAVYSLHKTTTREHVRRTALRDCHASSAEVLCELRYDVPHLYKFHKKKEVDIAVDLWRFVPKKNQ